The Ensifer adhaerens genome contains a region encoding:
- a CDS encoding M24 family metallopeptidase — protein MALHFAQEEYASRLERLTEKMREEKLDAVLLFAQESMYWLTGYDTFGYCFFQTLVVKKDGSMVLLTRSADLRQARHTSNIERIEIWVDRANADPTMDLKNLLSELDLLGCRIGIEYDTHGMTGRAARLIDRQLQTFGELIDASHLVGRLRLIKSEAEIAHVEKAASLADDALDAALPLIRPGGNEADILAAMQGTILAGGGDYPANEFIIGSGADALLCRYKSGRRLLDSQDQLTLEWAGVSAHYHAAMMRTVVIGEPTNRHRELYSACRETIQAIEMVLRPGNTFGTVFDVHARIMDERGLARHRLNACGYSLGARFSPSWMEQQMFHLGNPQEIEPNMSLFVHMIIMDSDSGTAMTLGQTYLTTTDTPRALSRYGLDFISA, from the coding sequence ATGGCGCTTCACTTTGCCCAGGAAGAATATGCAAGCCGTCTCGAGCGGCTGACGGAGAAGATGCGCGAGGAGAAGCTGGACGCGGTGCTGCTTTTCGCCCAGGAGAGCATGTACTGGCTGACCGGCTACGACACCTTCGGCTACTGCTTCTTCCAGACGCTGGTCGTCAAGAAGGACGGCTCGATGGTGCTTTTGACGCGCTCGGCCGACCTGCGCCAGGCCCGTCATACATCGAACATCGAGCGTATCGAGATCTGGGTCGACCGGGCCAATGCCGACCCGACCATGGATCTCAAGAACCTCTTGAGCGAACTCGACCTGCTCGGCTGCCGCATCGGCATCGAATACGACACCCACGGCATGACCGGCCGCGCCGCGCGGCTGATCGACCGGCAGCTACAGACCTTTGGCGAGCTGATCGACGCCTCGCATCTGGTCGGCCGCCTGCGCCTGATCAAGAGCGAGGCGGAAATCGCCCATGTCGAAAAGGCCGCAAGCCTTGCCGACGACGCGCTCGATGCCGCCCTGCCCCTCATTCGTCCTGGCGGCAACGAGGCCGACATTCTGGCCGCGATGCAGGGAACGATCCTTGCCGGCGGCGGCGACTATCCGGCCAACGAGTTCATCATCGGCTCCGGCGCCGATGCGCTGCTCTGCCGCTACAAGTCCGGACGGCGCCTGCTGGACAGCCAGGACCAGCTTACGCTGGAATGGGCCGGCGTCAGTGCTCACTATCATGCGGCGATGATGCGCACCGTCGTCATCGGCGAGCCGACCAATCGCCATCGCGAACTCTACAGCGCCTGCCGCGAAACCATCCAGGCGATCGAGATGGTGCTTCGCCCCGGCAACACCTTCGGCACCGTCTTCGACGTGCACGCCAGGATCATGGACGAACGCGGCCTTGCCCGCCACCGGCTGAACGCCTGCGGCTATTCGCTCGGCGCCCGCTTCTCCCCCTCCTGGATGGAGCAGCAGATGTTCCACCTCGGCAATCCCCAGGAGATCGAGCCGAACATGTCGCTGTTCGTGCACATGATCATTATGGATTCCGACAGCGGCACCGCCATGACGCTTGGCCAGACCTACCTCACCACGACAGACACGCCGCGCGCGCTGTCGCGTTACGGCCTGGACTTCATTTCTGCTTAG